From uncultured Roseateles sp., the proteins below share one genomic window:
- a CDS encoding GAF domain-containing protein: MSQAIADLAWAGRHDEALAACAEALARPGLAPTDRLTLLESSSESAVAQGDFAAAEEHAAVMLRLARREKNVGAQARARCAQVLALMRQGRLQEALTAAQQAVKQADSSGAATVRALARLRLAEAQMRARQGDMGAQRGLEAATTFEALGDLSGQARALWLVGNAYFNSGHLTAAGEAARRGLELARLCGDDLAVGNTLNVLSFMEADLAANLQGLQQADAAFERAGYVDRRMVVQSNIANAFNELGLYRRVLRLRQGLAEQQRRLGALVSLANSCGARAETAAQMGDAATVRAMLGEYDEVLQRFQDPLASFMRPTMAAELALLEGDTAQAVRQARAALDGALSSVDLAMHMAAYDGLCRALLARGQPAAALRASRRSTDLHREQALGKIDFTQSHQLWWDHCRALAANGRADAAWVALQQAHALLLDCVRNVRDQGLRRSYLNKVASNRALVLAWLAEAAAHGLPEDQRLAHLRLESSVGEPFKRLVDTGLRLNELRSAAELQDFLIDEVTELSGAERVLLVFEGSEGLQIAGALLPRGEREDELLRAITPWLQEARRSRVVSLRHGPTDAEPVEQRSCLVAPLVAQREVLGYLYADLGGAFGRFDDSDRDLLGLLAAQAAVALSNARWGEGLEAKVAARTAELAAATAQAEQRAAELAVINSIQQGIAGSLDFRAIVELVGDKLREVLHSEDIGIRWYDHATQSVHFLYEIEHGARLDIPMRHHGPGARWERIVNMREPRLLNTVAEQIAAGSAAMAGTDQAKCMLGVTIPGKDRVLGSIVMENHEREYAFGESEVRLLSTVAASMGVALESARLFDETQRLLKETEQRNAELAVINSIQQGMAGSLDFQGIVNLVGDKLREVLNSEDLGIRWYDHERRITHYLYEIEHGVRLQIPSAAPRSMSWEELVSIREPRLLNTLAEQAKLVSIPGTDTAKSSARVSIIGGDKVLGSIILENHEREHAFGPAEARLLQTVASAMGVALQSAQRFDETQRLLKETEQRNAELAVINSIQQGMAGSLDFQGIVNLVGNKLREVLKTEDIGIRWIDHAAQLVHHLYEFEHGQPLHIPPQPLTAGPVMSRLLRDRIPVVTNSRAEKEALGIKALPGTDASLSSVHLPIIGGDAVLGSMILEDHERENAFGESELRLLTTVAASMGVALQSARLFDETQRLLKETEQNNAELAVINSIQQGIAGSLDFQGIVELVGEKISLVLKSEDIGIRWFDHEKREVHHLYETEHGKRLYLPTRDLAADDAAWGRATRRDTRNYGNFAEQENGGISVVAGTDQALSALLVPIIAGDRVLGSITTEDHQREYAYGPSDVRLLQTIATAMGVALQSAMRFDETQRLLKETDARAAELAIIADVQQGLADKLEARAIYELVGEKLRGLFDSQAISIAAIDADTDQRHFAYMLERGQRHQVADAPISPLLWHVVRSAQPLLINEELDAGLAALGVPRTTVPGTQASKSLLRVPVLQAGRVVAVIGLDNVDRELAFSDGDLRLLSTLAGSMAVALEGARLFEQTQQRANELATVNALGQALSSKIDLGELIHTVGEKMRETFRADIVYVALMDEAAGLIRFPYAFGDEFPPLQPGEGLTGKIIETGSALLLNEDVDAAVDAIGATQIGMQTASYLGVPVFVDDRAIGVISVQSTKQKGRFTAADQSLLATLAAGVSVAIRNAQLFAAAREARAQAEGANEAKSAFLATMSHEIRTPMNAVIGMSGLLLDTPLSAEQRDYAATIRDSGDALLTIINDILDFSKIEAGRMDIERQPFDLRDCIESALDLVGARAAEKQLDLVYELGGGSGVDKEVPAAIRGDLTRLRQILLNLLANAVKFTDAGEVVLTVACVGAQLHFTVRDTGIGLSEQSMGRLFQSFSQADSSTTRKYGGTGLGLAISRKLAELMGGQMWAESPGLGQGCSFHFTIAAVPAELPTAVRRDFIGPQPVLKGHRLLVVDDNPTNRRVLALQTAKWGMVPRVCASGEEALSLLEAGERFDLAVLDMHMPGMDGLTLARRLRQRWPALPLVLFSSLGRKEVGAEEGLFQAYLHKPLRQSQLFDTLMNLLGAVVAPHVQEPSGASANAGLAARHPLRILLAEDNAVNQKLALRLLQQMGYRADLASNGIEAIESIERQTYDVVLMDVQMPEMDGLEASRRISGRWSRRERPRIVAMTANAMQGDREDCLAAGMDDYLAKPIRVEALVQALLRAESRDGR; encoded by the coding sequence ATGTCTCAAGCTATTGCCGATCTCGCCTGGGCGGGGCGGCACGACGAAGCACTGGCCGCCTGCGCCGAGGCGCTGGCCCGGCCGGGCCTGGCGCCCACCGACCGCCTGACATTGCTGGAGTCGAGCAGCGAGTCGGCGGTTGCCCAGGGCGATTTCGCTGCCGCGGAGGAACACGCCGCAGTGATGCTCAGGCTGGCGCGGCGCGAGAAGAATGTCGGTGCTCAGGCCCGCGCCCGTTGCGCGCAAGTGCTGGCGCTGATGCGCCAGGGCAGGCTGCAGGAGGCGCTGACGGCCGCCCAGCAGGCGGTCAAGCAGGCCGACAGCTCCGGCGCGGCGACTGTCCGGGCACTGGCCCGACTGCGCCTGGCCGAGGCGCAGATGCGCGCCCGCCAGGGTGACATGGGCGCGCAGCGCGGGCTGGAGGCCGCCACCACCTTCGAGGCGCTGGGCGACCTCTCCGGCCAGGCGCGTGCGCTGTGGTTGGTGGGCAATGCATATTTCAACAGCGGCCACCTGACGGCGGCCGGCGAAGCGGCCCGGCGCGGCCTGGAACTGGCGCGTCTGTGTGGCGATGATCTGGCAGTGGGCAATACGCTGAATGTGCTGTCCTTCATGGAGGCCGACCTCGCCGCGAACCTGCAGGGGCTGCAGCAGGCCGATGCGGCGTTCGAGCGCGCCGGCTATGTGGACCGCCGCATGGTCGTGCAGAGCAATATCGCCAATGCCTTCAACGAGCTGGGGCTGTACCGGCGCGTGCTGCGCCTGCGCCAGGGCCTGGCCGAGCAGCAGCGCCGGCTGGGTGCCCTGGTGAGCCTGGCCAATAGCTGCGGGGCGCGGGCCGAGACCGCCGCGCAGATGGGCGATGCCGCCACGGTCCGTGCCATGCTGGGTGAATATGACGAGGTGCTGCAGCGGTTCCAGGACCCGCTGGCCTCGTTCATGCGGCCTACGATGGCTGCGGAGCTGGCCTTGCTGGAGGGCGACACGGCACAGGCGGTGCGCCAGGCCAGGGCGGCGCTCGACGGCGCGCTCAGCAGCGTCGATCTGGCCATGCATATGGCGGCCTACGACGGCCTGTGCCGCGCGCTGCTGGCCCGGGGCCAGCCCGCCGCAGCACTGCGTGCCAGCCGCCGCAGCACCGATCTGCATCGCGAGCAGGCTCTGGGCAAGATCGACTTCACCCAAAGCCATCAGCTGTGGTGGGACCACTGCAGGGCCTTGGCCGCCAATGGCCGCGCCGACGCGGCCTGGGTCGCGCTGCAGCAGGCCCATGCCCTGTTGCTCGACTGTGTGCGCAATGTGCGCGACCAGGGTCTGCGGCGCAGCTACCTGAACAAGGTGGCCAGCAACCGCGCCCTGGTGCTGGCCTGGCTGGCCGAGGCGGCCGCGCACGGCCTGCCCGAGGACCAGCGGCTGGCCCATCTGCGACTGGAAAGCAGCGTCGGCGAGCCCTTCAAGCGCCTGGTGGATACCGGACTGCGCCTGAACGAGCTGCGCAGCGCCGCCGAGCTGCAGGATTTTCTGATTGACGAGGTGACCGAGCTGTCGGGTGCCGAGCGGGTGCTGCTGGTGTTCGAGGGCAGCGAGGGCCTGCAGATCGCCGGTGCGCTGCTGCCGCGCGGCGAGCGGGAGGACGAACTGCTGCGGGCCATCACGCCCTGGCTGCAGGAGGCACGCCGCAGCCGCGTGGTCAGCCTGCGCCATGGGCCGACGGATGCCGAGCCGGTCGAGCAGCGCTCCTGCCTGGTGGCGCCGCTGGTTGCGCAGCGCGAGGTGCTGGGCTATCTCTATGCCGATCTGGGCGGGGCCTTCGGCCGCTTCGACGACAGCGACCGCGACCTGCTGGGCCTGCTCGCCGCGCAGGCGGCGGTGGCCTTGAGCAATGCGCGCTGGGGCGAGGGCCTGGAGGCCAAGGTCGCCGCGCGCACCGCCGAGCTGGCGGCTGCGACGGCCCAGGCCGAGCAGCGGGCGGCCGAGCTGGCGGTGATCAACAGCATCCAGCAGGGCATTGCCGGTTCGCTGGACTTCCGGGCCATCGTCGAACTGGTCGGTGACAAGCTGCGCGAGGTACTGCACAGCGAGGATATCGGCATACGCTGGTACGACCATGCGACGCAGAGCGTGCACTTCCTGTACGAAATCGAGCACGGCGCGAGGCTGGACATTCCGATGCGGCATCATGGGCCCGGCGCTCGATGGGAGCGCATCGTCAATATGCGCGAACCGCGGTTGCTGAACACCGTGGCCGAGCAAATTGCCGCCGGCTCCGCTGCCATGGCGGGGACCGACCAGGCCAAGTGCATGCTGGGCGTGACCATTCCTGGCAAGGACCGCGTGCTCGGCTCCATCGTGATGGAGAACCACGAGCGCGAGTACGCATTCGGCGAGTCCGAGGTGCGGCTGTTGTCCACCGTCGCGGCCAGCATGGGCGTGGCGCTGGAGAGCGCCCGCCTGTTCGACGAGACCCAGCGCCTGCTGAAAGAGACCGAGCAGCGCAATGCCGAGCTGGCTGTGATCAACAGCATCCAGCAGGGCATGGCCGGCTCGCTGGACTTCCAGGGCATCGTCAATCTGGTCGGCGACAAGCTGCGTGAGGTCTTGAACAGCGAGGACCTCGGCATCCGCTGGTACGACCACGAGCGCCGCATCACTCACTATCTGTACGAGATCGAGCATGGCGTGAGGCTGCAGATCCCGTCGGCCGCACCGCGCAGCATGAGCTGGGAGGAACTGGTCTCGATTCGCGAACCCCGGCTGCTCAACACCCTGGCCGAGCAAGCCAAGCTGGTCAGCATTCCTGGCACCGACACGGCCAAGAGCTCGGCGCGTGTCTCCATCATCGGTGGTGACAAGGTGCTGGGCAGCATCATCCTGGAGAACCACGAACGCGAGCACGCCTTCGGCCCGGCCGAGGCGAGGTTGCTGCAGACCGTGGCTTCGGCCATGGGCGTGGCGCTGCAAAGCGCCCAGCGCTTCGACGAGACCCAGCGCCTGCTGAAAGAGACCGAGCAGCGCAATGCCGAGCTGGCGGTGATCAACAGCATCCAGCAGGGCATGGCGGGCTCGCTGGACTTCCAGGGCATCGTCAATCTGGTTGGCAACAAGCTGCGCGAGGTGCTGAAGACCGAGGACATCGGCATTCGCTGGATCGATCACGCGGCGCAGCTTGTCCATCATCTGTACGAATTCGAGCATGGCCAGCCACTGCACATTCCGCCGCAGCCCTTGACCGCCGGGCCGGTGATGAGCCGGCTGCTGCGCGATCGCATACCAGTGGTGACCAACAGCCGCGCCGAGAAAGAGGCGCTGGGCATCAAGGCCCTTCCCGGCACCGATGCCAGCCTCTCGTCGGTGCATCTGCCCATCATCGGCGGTGACGCCGTGCTGGGCTCGATGATTCTGGAGGACCACGAGCGCGAGAACGCCTTTGGCGAGTCGGAGTTGCGCCTGCTGACCACGGTGGCGGCCAGCATGGGCGTGGCCCTGCAGAGCGCCCGTCTGTTCGATGAGACCCAGCGCTTGCTGAAGGAAACCGAGCAGAACAATGCCGAGCTGGCGGTGATCAACAGCATCCAGCAGGGCATTGCCGGATCACTCGACTTCCAGGGCATCGTCGAGCTCGTGGGGGAAAAGATATCGCTGGTGCTCAAGAGCGAGGACATAGGCATTCGCTGGTTCGACCATGAGAAACGTGAGGTGCATCACCTGTACGAAACGGAGCACGGCAAACGCCTGTACCTGCCGACACGAGACTTGGCGGCAGACGACGCGGCCTGGGGCCGCGCGACCCGGCGTGATACCCGGAACTACGGCAACTTTGCCGAGCAGGAGAACGGGGGCATAAGCGTCGTCGCCGGCACCGATCAGGCCTTGTCCGCCCTTTTAGTCCCCATCATTGCCGGAGACCGGGTGCTCGGCTCGATCACGACCGAGGACCACCAGCGCGAGTACGCCTACGGGCCCTCAGACGTGCGCCTGCTGCAAACCATTGCCACGGCCATGGGCGTGGCCTTGCAGAGTGCGATGCGCTTTGACGAGACCCAGCGTCTGCTGAAGGAAACCGATGCGCGCGCGGCCGAGCTGGCCATCATTGCCGATGTGCAGCAGGGGCTGGCGGACAAGCTCGAGGCCCGCGCCATCTACGAGCTGGTTGGCGAGAAGCTGCGCGGCCTGTTCGACAGCCAGGCGATCAGCATTGCCGCCATCGATGCCGACACCGACCAGCGCCACTTCGCCTACATGCTGGAGCGCGGCCAGCGCCACCAGGTTGCCGATGCGCCGATCTCGCCGCTCTTGTGGCATGTGGTGCGCAGCGCCCAACCACTGCTGATCAATGAAGAGCTGGATGCCGGCCTGGCCGCACTGGGCGTGCCGCGCACCACCGTTCCCGGCACCCAGGCCTCGAAGAGCCTGCTGCGCGTGCCGGTGTTGCAGGCGGGCCGCGTGGTGGCCGTGATTGGCCTGGATAATGTCGACCGCGAGCTGGCCTTCAGCGACGGCGATCTGCGCCTGCTCAGCACCCTGGCCGGCAGCATGGCTGTGGCACTTGAGGGCGCGCGCCTGTTCGAGCAGACGCAGCAACGCGCCAACGAACTGGCCACCGTCAATGCGCTGGGCCAGGCGCTGTCGAGCAAGATTGATCTCGGCGAACTGATTCACACGGTGGGCGAGAAGATGCGCGAGACCTTCCGCGCCGACATCGTCTACGTGGCCCTGATGGACGAGGCGGCCGGCCTGATCCGCTTCCCCTACGCCTTTGGCGACGAGTTTCCGCCGCTGCAGCCCGGCGAGGGCCTGACCGGCAAGATCATCGAGACCGGATCGGCGCTTTTGCTCAACGAGGATGTGGACGCGGCGGTGGATGCCATCGGCGCGACGCAGATCGGCATGCAGACGGCCTCGTACCTTGGCGTACCCGTCTTCGTCGATGACCGGGCTATCGGTGTGATCAGCGTGCAGAGCACCAAGCAGAAGGGGCGCTTCACCGCCGCCGATCAAAGCCTGCTGGCCACTCTCGCCGCCGGCGTCAGCGTGGCCATACGCAATGCCCAGTTGTTTGCCGCGGCACGCGAGGCGCGGGCGCAGGCGGAGGGCGCCAACGAGGCCAAGAGCGCCTTCCTGGCGACGATGAGCCATGAAATCCGCACGCCGATGAATGCGGTGATAGGCATGAGCGGTCTGCTGCTCGACACGCCGCTGTCCGCCGAGCAGCGTGACTATGCGGCCACCATCCGCGACAGTGGGGATGCGTTGCTGACCATCATCAACGACATTCTCGACTTCTCCAAGATCGAGGCCGGGCGGATGGACATCGAGAGGCAGCCGTTTGACCTGCGCGACTGCATCGAGTCGGCGCTGGATCTGGTCGGCGCCCGCGCCGCCGAGAAGCAACTGGATTTGGTCTACGAGCTGGGCGGGGGCTCGGGCGTTGACAAGGAGGTGCCGGCAGCGATCCGGGGCGATCTCACGCGGCTGCGCCAGATCCTGCTGAATCTGCTGGCCAATGCGGTCAAGTTCACCGACGCCGGCGAGGTCGTGCTGACCGTGGCCTGTGTTGGCGCGCAGCTCCACTTCACCGTGCGCGATACCGGCATCGGCCTGAGCGAACAGAGCATGGGCCGGCTGTTCCAGAGCTTCAGCCAGGCCGACAGCTCGACCACGCGCAAGTACGGCGGCACCGGCCTGGGCCTGGCCATCAGCAGGAAGCTGGCCGAGCTGATGGGCGGGCAGATGTGGGCCGAGAGCCCGGGCCTGGGCCAGGGCTGCAGTTTCCATTTCACGATTGCCGCCGTGCCGGCCGAACTGCCCACCGCGGTGCGCCGCGACTTCATCGGCCCGCAGCCGGTGCTGAAGGGCCACCGTCTGCTGGTCGTTGACGACAACCCGACCAATCGCCGCGTGCTGGCGCTGCAGACCGCCAAATGGGGCATGGTGCCGCGCGTCTGCGCCTCGGGCGAGGAGGCCCTGAGCCTGCTTGAGGCGGGTGAGCGCTTCGACCTGGCCGTGCTGGACATGCACATGCCCGGCATGGACGGCCTGACCCTGGCGCGCCGCCTGCGTCAGCGCTGGCCGGCGCTGCCCCTGGTTCTGTTCAGCTCGCTGGGGCGCAAGGAGGTCGGCGCCGAGGAGGGCCTGTTCCAGGCCTATCTGCACAAGCCGCTGCGCCAGAGCCAGTTGTTCGACACCTTGATGAATCTGCTCGGCGCAGTGGTGGCGCCGCATGTGCAGGAGCCCAGCGGCGCCAGCGCCAACGCCGGCCTGGCCGCGCGCCACCCGCTGCGCATCCTGCTTGCCGAGGACAACGCGGTGAACCAGAAGCTGGCGTTGCGCCTGCTGCAGCAGATGGGTTATCGCGCTGATCTGGCCAGCAATGGCATCGAGGCGATAGAAAGCATCGAACGCCAGACCTATGACGTGGTGCTGATGGATGTGCAGATGCCCGAGATGGATGGGCTGGAAGCGAGCCGGCGCATCAGCGGCCGCTGGTCACGGCGCGAGCGCCCGCGCATCGTCGCGATGACTGCCAATGCCATGCAGGGCGATCGCGAGGACTGTCTGGCCGCCGGCATGGATGACTATCTGGCCAAGCCGATACGCGTCGAGGCGCTGGTGCAGGCCCTGCTGCGCGCGGAGAGCCGGGATGGACGCTAG
- a CDS encoding response regulator, giving the protein MDASRAVGEAMPPDAAEDAAAALLDRQVAQSQFAYLAANMRLGLGTTPLAAALFIWALSQSGSVRGVGWWLAALLLVVLGYFAIVAPLHRRLAAAGEFARLGRLQLIFHVVVGSVWGLGCAWFFDPNLLRLMVLLLAAFGNVAAVASAAAIHRPSALSFCLCVVLPFALRGAADGGTLSLLIVGATLLLSASVLVYARQHGLALLEAIRMRFENARLNEALTEQRVRERTRVLEDASRHKSEFLATVSHEIRTPLNAIIGMSGLMLDTPLDAEQQDYAATIRDSGETLLTIINDILDFSKIEAGRMDIEAHPFDLRECIESALDLVASRAAEKRLDLAYVFAGPGEGEPPAAVLGDVTRLRQILLNLLSNAVKFTEAGEVVLSVSVSPPPASTRAAPRGGQVVLGSGPADDLSTESTQLQFTVRDTGIGLSEHGMARLFQSFSQADSSTTRKYGGTGLGLAISKKLAELMGGRMWAESEGPGRGSSFHVCIEAPATELPATARREYIGPQPALKTKHLLVVDDNATNRRLLALQTAKWGMVPRDCNSGEEALRILEQAQQAGEQFDLAVLDMHMPGMDGVNLARRLRQRWPALPLVLFSSLGRREIGVEDGLFQAYLHKPLHQSQLFDTLVGLMGEALAPAPPPRPGLDAGLAARHPLRILLAEDNAVNQKLGLRLLGQMGYRADVASNGIEAIECVARQVYDVVLMDVQMPEMDGLEAAQEICRRWPASGRPRLVAMTANAMQGDREACLAAGMDDYVTKPIRVEALVAALMQTQAVPGS; this is encoded by the coding sequence ATGGACGCTAGCCGGGCCGTGGGCGAGGCTATGCCGCCGGATGCCGCCGAGGACGCGGCCGCTGCGCTGCTGGACCGGCAGGTGGCGCAGAGCCAGTTTGCCTACCTTGCCGCCAATATGCGGCTCGGGCTCGGCACCACGCCGCTGGCCGCGGCCCTGTTCATCTGGGCGCTGTCGCAGAGCGGTTCGGTGCGGGGCGTCGGCTGGTGGCTGGCGGCGCTGCTCCTGGTGGTGCTCGGCTATTTCGCCATCGTGGCGCCGCTGCACCGGCGTCTGGCCGCGGCCGGCGAGTTCGCGCGCCTGGGCCGGCTGCAGCTGATCTTCCATGTGGTGGTGGGCAGCGTCTGGGGCCTGGGCTGCGCCTGGTTCTTCGACCCCAATCTGCTGCGCCTGATGGTGCTGCTGCTGGCCGCGTTCGGCAACGTCGCGGCCGTGGCCTCGGCGGCGGCCATCCACCGTCCCAGCGCGCTGTCCTTCTGCCTCTGCGTCGTGCTGCCCTTTGCGCTGCGCGGTGCGGCCGATGGCGGAACCCTGTCGCTGCTGATCGTCGGTGCAACCCTGCTGCTGTCGGCCAGCGTGCTGGTCTATGCCCGCCAGCACGGACTGGCCCTGCTCGAGGCGATACGCATGCGCTTCGAGAACGCGCGCCTGAACGAGGCGCTGACAGAGCAGCGCGTGCGCGAACGCACCCGTGTGCTGGAGGACGCGAGCCGCCACAAATCCGAGTTCCTGGCCACCGTCAGCCACGAGATACGCACGCCGCTGAACGCCATCATCGGCATGAGCGGCCTGATGCTGGACACGCCGCTGGACGCCGAGCAGCAGGACTACGCCGCCACCATCCGCGACTCCGGCGAGACCTTGTTGACCATCATCAACGACATCCTGGACTTCTCCAAGATCGAGGCCGGGCGCATGGACATCGAGGCCCATCCCTTCGATCTGCGTGAGTGCATCGAGTCGGCGCTGGATCTGGTCGCCTCGCGCGCGGCCGAGAAGCGGCTCGATCTGGCCTATGTCTTTGCCGGTCCGGGCGAGGGCGAGCCGCCGGCAGCGGTGCTGGGCGATGTCACACGGCTGCGCCAGATCCTGCTGAACCTGCTGTCCAATGCCGTCAAATTCACCGAGGCCGGCGAGGTGGTGCTGAGCGTGAGCGTGAGCCCCCCGCCCGCGAGTACGCGAGCGGCCCCCCGAGGGGGCCAAGTCGTCCTTGGGAGCGGCCCGGCGGACGACTTGTCGACCGAGAGCACACAGCTGCAGTTCACCGTGCGAGACACCGGCATCGGCCTGAGCGAGCATGGCATGGCCCGGCTGTTCCAGAGTTTCAGCCAGGCCGACAGCTCGACCACACGCAAGTACGGCGGCACCGGCCTTGGCCTGGCCATCAGCAAGAAGCTGGCGGAGCTGATGGGTGGGCGCATGTGGGCCGAAAGTGAGGGCCCCGGCCGGGGCTCGAGCTTCCACGTCTGCATCGAGGCCCCTGCGACCGAACTGCCCGCCACCGCCCGGCGCGAGTACATCGGCCCGCAGCCTGCGCTGAAGACCAAGCACCTGCTGGTGGTGGACGACAACGCCACCAACCGCCGCCTGCTGGCCCTGCAGACCGCCAAATGGGGCATGGTGCCGCGCGACTGCAACTCTGGCGAGGAGGCGCTGCGGATACTGGAGCAAGCCCAGCAGGCGGGCGAGCAATTCGATCTGGCGGTGCTGGACATGCACATGCCGGGCATGGACGGCGTGAACCTGGCGCGCCGCCTGCGCCAGCGCTGGCCGGCGCTGCCTCTTGTGCTGTTCAGCTCGCTGGGCCGCCGAGAGATCGGTGTCGAGGACGGCCTGTTCCAGGCCTATCTGCACAAACCCCTGCATCAGAGCCAGCTGTTCGACACCCTGGTGGGCCTGATGGGTGAGGCCCTGGCACCGGCGCCGCCCCCGCGGCCGGGTCTCGATGCCGGCCTGGCGGCCCGCCATCCGTTGCGCATCCTGTTGGCCGAAGACAATGCCGTGAACCAGAAGCTGGGGCTGCGCCTGCTCGGGCAGATGGGCTACCGTGCCGACGTGGCCAGCAATGGTATCGAGGCGATCGAGTGCGTGGCCCGCCAGGTCTACGATGTGGTGCTGATGGATGTGCAGATGCCCGAGATGGACGGGTTGGAGGCGGCGCAGGAGATCTGTCGCCGCTGGCCGGCCAGTGGGCGGCCGCGTCTGGTGGCGATGACGGCCAACGCCATGCAGGGCGATCGAGAGGCCTGCCTGGCGGCGGGCATGGATGATTACGTCACCAAGCCGATTCGCGTGGAGGCCTTGGTGGCGGCGTTGATGCAGACCCAAGCGGTACCGGGGAGTTGA
- a CDS encoding Hpt domain-containing protein, giving the protein MTVIDRQIYAELQETAGAEFVTELVQAFLEDAPVQLRALARAAEAGDALALRRAAHTLKSNGNTFGAIAFADLARALEQDVNPGPEALAAQLQALEAAYAEAATALTGLSHA; this is encoded by the coding sequence ATGACGGTGATCGACAGGCAGATCTATGCAGAGTTGCAGGAAACGGCGGGCGCCGAGTTCGTGACCGAGTTGGTGCAGGCTTTTCTGGAAGATGCCCCGGTCCAGCTGCGCGCACTGGCCCGCGCTGCCGAGGCGGGCGATGCGCTGGCGCTGCGGCGCGCCGCACACACGCTCAAATCCAATGGCAATACCTTTGGTGCCATCGCCTTTGCGGATCTGGCGCGCGCGCTGGAGCAGGATGTGAATCCCGGCCCCGAGGCGCTTGCCGCCCAGCTACAGGCGCTGGAGGCCGCCTATGCCGAGGCCGCCACCGCCCTGACCGGGCTCAGCCATGCGTGA
- a CDS encoding adenylate/guanylate cyclase domain-containing response regulator — protein MRDEGARLLLVDDNRVNRLLLARLLSQLGHQAELAENGRQALRMLRERRYDLLILDIEMPEMDGFEVLSRMLEDPELRELPVIVTSALEGLDNIVRCIELGAEDYLSKPVNPVLLKARINASLEKKRLRDAQRDLISRFATLEVAQDLARSGFSLGGRRVHGAVLFCDIRGFTGLVETQTPEEIIELLNTYYTLMFDAITGMGGVVNQIIGDGLMAIFGAPMPLQAPAACAVAAALEMVAMIEQFSREQVAAGKPALRIGVGIASGSMVAGYTGTESRATYTCVGDTVNLAARLEAHTKEVQRAILIDGESWAALEGVLPDYALIEALGPVLLKGKAAPVEVFAVLRPA, from the coding sequence ATGCGTGACGAAGGAGCAAGGCTGCTGCTGGTCGATGACAATCGCGTCAACCGCCTGCTGCTGGCGCGACTGCTCAGCCAGCTGGGCCATCAGGCCGAGCTGGCCGAGAATGGCCGCCAGGCGCTGCGCATGCTGCGCGAGCGCCGCTACGACCTGCTGATACTGGACATCGAGATGCCCGAGATGGACGGCTTCGAGGTGCTGAGCCGGATGCTTGAAGACCCCGAGCTGCGCGAGCTGCCGGTGATCGTCACCTCGGCGCTGGAGGGCCTGGACAATATCGTGCGCTGCATCGAGCTGGGCGCCGAGGACTATCTCAGCAAGCCGGTCAATCCGGTGCTACTGAAGGCCCGCATCAATGCCAGCCTGGAGAAGAAGCGGCTGCGCGATGCCCAGCGCGATCTGATCAGTCGCTTTGCCACGCTGGAGGTCGCGCAAGACCTGGCCCGCTCGGGCTTCTCGCTGGGCGGCAGGCGCGTTCATGGTGCTGTGCTGTTCTGTGACATCCGCGGCTTCACCGGCCTGGTCGAGACGCAGACGCCGGAGGAGATCATCGAGCTGCTGAACACCTATTACACCTTGATGTTCGATGCCATCACCGGCATGGGCGGCGTGGTCAACCAGATCATTGGCGATGGCTTGATGGCGATCTTCGGTGCACCGATGCCGCTGCAGGCGCCGGCCGCCTGCGCGGTGGCGGCGGCGTTGGAGATGGTGGCGATGATCGAGCAGTTCAGCCGCGAGCAGGTGGCTGCGGGCAAGCCCGCTCTGCGCATAGGCGTGGGCATTGCCTCCGGCTCCATGGTCGCCGGCTACACCGGCACCGAGAGCCGTGCCACCTACACCTGCGTCGGCGACACGGTCAATCTGGCGGCGCGGCTGGAGGCCCACACCAAGGAAGTGCAGCGTGCCATCCTGATCGACGGCGAGTCCTGGGCCGCGCTTGAGGGTGTGCTGCCCGACTATGCCCTGATCGAGGCGCTGGGGCCGGTGTTGCTCAAGGGCAAGGCTGCGCCGGTCGAGGTGTTTGCGGTGCTGCGACCGGCATGA
- a CDS encoding cyclic nucleotide-binding domain-containing protein — protein sequence MSVDTLIALATAYLSEAVSSPRQIAAHLAALLGVGLVMAGALMRTMTPLRWAAVGSNIGLFSYGLLHPSPITMSVAAVLLPINIYRAVEVTRLTRRVQRATSAAEHAGLWLKPYMKARKLRAGKTLFSKGDRAEHLYLLVAGQLELVGTGRLLEPGRIFGEIALFSPSHLRTQTVRARTPCTLLQIHDSTVKQLYYQEPAFGFHMIELLAERLSNDVQRAERQAGGETTQ from the coding sequence ATGAGTGTAGATACGCTGATCGCGCTGGCGACGGCCTATCTGAGCGAGGCCGTGTCCTCGCCGCGTCAGATCGCTGCCCACCTGGCGGCGCTGCTGGGCGTGGGCTTGGTGATGGCTGGCGCCCTGATGCGCACGATGACGCCGCTGCGCTGGGCGGCCGTGGGCAGCAATATCGGCCTGTTCAGCTACGGCCTGCTGCACCCCTCACCGATCACCATGAGTGTGGCGGCCGTGCTGCTGCCGATCAATATCTACCGCGCCGTCGAGGTTACACGGCTGACCCGCCGTGTGCAGCGCGCCACCTCGGCCGCCGAGCATGCCGGCCTGTGGCTCAAGCCCTATATGAAAGCCCGCAAGCTGCGGGCCGGCAAGACGCTGTTCAGCAAGGGTGACCGCGCCGAGCACCTCTATCTGCTGGTCGCGGGTCAGCTGGAGCTGGTCGGCACCGGGCGCCTGCTGGAGCCGGGTCGCATCTTCGGCGAGATCGCGCTGTTCTCGCCCAGCCACCTGCGCACTCAGACGGTCAGGGCGCGCACACCGTGCACCCTGCTGCAGATACACGACAGCACGGTCAAGCAGCTCTACTACCAGGAGCCGGCCTTCGGCTTTCACATGATTGAGCTGCTGGCGGAGCGCCTGAGCAACGATGTGCAGCGGGCCGAGCGCCAGGCTGGGGGCGAGACCACTCAGTAG